The genomic window AGCCTTCGATGAAGCCGTGAAGGGTGTGGATGCAGTAGCCCACATGGCTAGGTAAGTCATTGAATATAACGAGAAAGCCGCTTATCTTGTCTATAGTCCTTACCATTTCAACGCAGTTGAGTTGGACGAGCTGTTCGAACCTGCTAAGAAGGGTACTCTGGGAGTTCTTGAGAGCCTCAAGAAGAACAAGTGAGCGCTGTTAATGTCCTGCAAGCAAAACCGGGAAATGGCACTGACATCAACACTAGCCCTGACTGCAAGCGGGTTGTAGTAACGAGGTAAGCTGCACAAATTACATTGTACAGCATGACACGACTGACATCACTATTAGCTCCGTGGCGGCCATCATCAATTCCGATATCAAGCCTCCTCATACGTGAGTCAGAGGCCTGGGAATACATTGGTTCTGATGGCATTTTAGCTTCACCGAGGCTGATTGGAATCCCGTCAGCCTAAAGGTCTGCGAGGAGAAAGGCAGAGAAGCCGATGGTGTGAATAAGTATCGAGGTGAGTCGCACATTTTATGCATATCATTTAGCTACGAGACTGACATCATTTAGCAAGCAAAATCCTTGCTGAAAAAGCCTTTTGGAAATTCTTCGAGGACGAGAAGCCGTCCTTCGATGGAGTCGCTATCAACCCTCCCTTAGTACTCGGTCCTATCATACATGAATGCGACTCCCCCGAGTCTCTCAATACATCCGTAGGTTAGTGATAATTAGTACCTTTTCCCATAGAAAGAAGAGTCAGCTCACAGCACACCCATCTAAAAATACATAGCCAACTTTTACGACTGGATGATTGGCAAGAAGACAGAAAAGAATTTGCCCGAGGCCGGTGGTAATTACGTTGATGTGCGCGATTGTAAGCATACTTCTTTGAGATGTTTGTAACTTGCAAAGCTTAATTGATCAGGCGCTTTGGGTCACCTTCGCGCCCTCGTCGTACCGGAAGCTGCCGGTCAAAGATTCATTACTGGCAACGGTGCTCATAGTGGCAACGACTTTTGCATTGTAAACACCTTTTCAGCTAAATAGTGCAAAAAGACGTTGACTTGATTATTGTAGGCCATCGCGCAGACTTGTCCAGACTTGAAAGGTGTTGCCAAGGGCAACGCCGATCCAGCCTATAGAAAGAAGCTTATCGATGAAAGCAATCACATGGACGGGTCAAAGGCCGAAAAAGTGCTGGGAGTGACATATAGGTCCAAGGATGAAACTCTGGGAGACATGGCGAAGAGCTTGAGGGCGAGGTTCAATTTTTAGCTTTATCTGTATtgaaaaaagaagaagcagtAAAAGTGGAAGAATCTTAGCCGTATTTCGTTATTTAGCTTGTCCCTTGGCGTTGATTTTTAAAGCGACGCGGGGAAGTGAAATGGAAATAGCGTGCTGTTGCAAGCTCAGTTTTGCTTATTTTATTCCCATTATCAAATCCATGGCGCCATCGCGAGGTTCTAATCCATACACCGCTGGCTGCCAATTTTTTATTCCCCTTGCAAGCCAACCCCTGCATACACCACTATAACCCCGCGTCAGGTAATCACGGCGGTGTCCGTATCCCCTCATCGACAGTGACTCGCTCAATCGCACGTTTCTTGTCTCCTCCCCTCCGCAACCTCCTTCACTCCCTATCCCAGGACGGAGAAGACGCACAGGGCATACAACTTTTGCCTCTATCTCACGCCCCCCATATCCGACTTGAGGGAGACGAAGGGGACTCCGAAAAAGACACCTACTGGACTTGGAGAGAAGCGCGCAGGGCACCCAAAAACGGGGATAAGATGAAGTTCGGGTATGTCCTACATCACCGCATCCAACCCATCCAATAGACGTCGATCTGATACTTTTAAACCAGGACTCTTCTTGAGCTCAACAGCAACATTGAATGGTGGGACTACTATGTAGAGTACGTCTTCCCGCATTTGTACTGCGTCCATGTTACTAACACCACTTCATCTAGTTATGACGCCCTCAAAAAGCTTTTCCCTTCGACTCCTCTTGATCCATCCTATCGAGCGACACATCAAAATAACGAATCCTCCGCCATCCTTCCTTTCCGTCGGGCTTCGAACAAGTATGCTTCCCCTGAAGAATTCAAGCAAGCCCTCAACAAGGAACGAAACAAGGTTACCGAGTTCTACAAGTCCAAGTTTGAAGAGCTCACAAGGTCTTTTGAACagttggaagaagaaattGCGGGTTTAGAAGAAAGAGATCTGCATGATGACACTATCAAGGAggttgatgaagaagacgaggacGCGGAAGAGGGACAAGGCGAGCGACAGGACATCCCCAGCACTAGAGAGACCGATAACTTGCTTGGTCACAGCAGTTCTCCTACCAGGGCACGATCCCCGAATAGGGCACGATCCCCTCTGCCTCGTCCAAGACCATCCTTCGTCGGACGCCTTGGAAGCAGTTTCAACTTTGGAAGGCGAAAAAGTGCTGCATTGCCAAACCCTAGGGACCCCGATATCCTCGAAGCTTCCATTCAACCCACTTACCGTTCTTCACAAAGCCCGAATGCTACGCGCCCTAGGATGTCGGACTCGATGACGAGCTCATATTTTGATGAGCATGCCCCTGGACGCGTTCCTGGGCCGCGTTCTGGACGAAGGGTGTCTGATTTCGATTCATCTGCTGATGACATCCGTACGACTCCCGGAGGGCACGACAGAAGGGCCTCTATGTCCTCATTATCATCCCATGAGGGCGATTTCAACTGGCATCGTCGTCGTTATAACTCTCTTGGTCTTGTTGAAATGGACCCCTCCACTGTGCCTGACTGGGCAGTTACCCCCGTAGGAGACGTCGAAGAAGGCAGAAACGGATTTTTACATGACCCGAATGCTAAGCAAGCCGTCTTTGTCTGGACGGCTAATAATGATTATGCGACCGTCCTGAGAATTGGGCTCAAGAAGAGGATAAGCAAAGTGTGGCTTGACGCGTATGCTTTGAAGCAATACGTCGAGTTGAATATGACTGCTTTTGAGAAGATCTTGAAGAAGTACGACAAGAACACCGATTCCAAGGTGTGTTAACCGTCAGATAAACAATATTGTAACCTTATATTGATGAAACATTAGCTCAAGAAGCAGTACATCTCTGAGGTCGTCTTACAGTCCGTACCTTGGACAGAAACAAGCAAGAAAGACCTTGAGGAGTTCCTAACTCGTATCCTCTTTCTGTACCGACGCGTTGTTGCAGGCGGTGATGACGACATTGCTAGAGAACAGCTTCGATCTCAACTGCGAGAAAAGGTGGTTGTCGACCGCGAGACCGTTTGGTCACAGATGGTCTCCGGTAGAAACCGTTCCGAAGGGATCTTTAGAAGTGTTACTCCAGACCAAATTGCGTCGACTGAGCCGAATAAAAATGTCCTCAAGACACCGTGCGGGAGTTTCAGAGTGCCAACATGGCTGACAATGAAGGCGGCCATGGTTATTCTGGCGACCGTGTCTTCGATCTTGATAGTACACTTGCAGCCCCTCGACAGAGTGGAAGAAAGCAATTGCATGGCCATGCTTGTATTCTGTATAATTCTTTGGGCAACCGAAGTAAGTCAGCTTGCGCGTTGCTGAGTTAACATGCTAATGTTCCACGTAAGGCTATCCCCTTGTTCGTCACATCTCTTGCTGTACCTTTCTTGACTGTCACCCTCCGAGTCCTTCGCTCGTCggatggagaagatgagaggCTCAGTGCAGCAGACGCTACCAAGTACATCTTCTCCCAGATGTTTTCACCTACCATTATGCTCCTTATCGGTGGTTTCACTATCGCCGCTGTGCTCTCAAAGACCCGACTTGACGTCATGACAGCTACACGTATCTTGAACGCTGCCGGTTCGAATCCAAGTGTCGTCCTGCTCGTATTAATGTCCGTGGCAACGTTTGCGAGTATGTGGATCAGTAATGTCGCCGCCCCCACTTTGTGTTACGCCCTGATTAAACCAATTACCGACGAATTGCACCCTAAGTCGAATTTCTCCAAGTGTTTGATCGTGAGTTGTTTCACATTTACCGCGGGCTATATCTAATAAAAGAGCAGATTGCCATTGCTCTTGCAGCCAACATTGGTGGTCAAGCTTCtcccatctcctcccctCAAAATCTCATTTCCCTCGGCGCCATGGACCCACCTCTTTCATGGCTTCAGTGGTTTGCAATCTCTATCCCCGtttcctccctctccgTCCTTCTCATCTGGGCGTTCCTGCATATCAACTATAGATGGGAGTCTGACCTCGAAATCCCCAAAATGCGCAAGAACACCGACTCACTCACTGTGACGCATTATTATGTATTAAGTGTCAGTGCATTGACAATCTTGTTATGGTGTGCGGAGAAGAGTTTGGAAGAGTGGGTAGGTGATATGGGTATCATTGCAATCGTTCCCCTTTTGGCATTCTTCGGCACTGGGATTTTATCAAAGGTACGTCATTTGGTGGGTGGCATTAGGGATTGACGTTTAACGATTTCACTCTGTACAGGAGGACTTCCATTCGTTCCACTGGTCGATCGTCTTCTTGGCCATGGGTGGTGTTGCCCTGGGTAAAGCCACCCTTTCTTCAGGGCTGCTCGATATGCTCAATAGTCTTCTCGAGGGTCTCGTTGAAGGTATGGGTCTTTACTCTatcctcatcgtcttctCCGTGTTGGCTTTGGTCATTGCTACATTGTGAGTGAACCTTTCTCTTCCTACAGTAGAAAGCCAATTCATGCTTGCCCTTAGCATCTCACACACTATTGCCGCCGTCTTGCTTGTACCCATCGCAACACGTATCGGAGATTCTTTGGACGAGCCTCACCCAAGATTGCTCATCATGGCCACTGCACTTATCTGCTCTGCTGGTATGGGCCTTCCCGTCTCTGGCTTCCCTAACATGACTGCGTGAGCAACAAAGCTTTCTCCCATGCCTTTACGTTTGCTAAAACCGTAACTAGTATTACGCAAGAAAACAAGCTGGGCCAACGTTTCATTGGTGCTTCTGATTTCCTGAAGAATGGTATTTTGTCGTCGATTCTGGCGATGTTTGTCATTGTGACTGTAGGATATGCCATTATGCGTACACTAGGGTAAGTTGATCGGCCTACTAGGTATAGATAAAACTGATTCTTGGGATGCTCTTAGTCTGTAAAATAATAAACATGCGCATGAGTGAAAATCAAACGAAAAAGGAGGAATGTATGGGCATAGCTGCAGCGAATGACCGGCCGGCCATTATATAAATGCTGCTTACATACAATCGATGCAATCAATATTCCGTAGTAAAAGTATGTAACTAACTGTATGTTAAATCGGCGATTCTGCTAGTCATCGCCATCCAGACTTCCAGCCATTCCAAACTGGCTCTGGCCCCTTTACCCAGCCTCTCCGCTGTTAAGACTTCCTCCACTGCCCGGCGGACCCTACAAGGATGTACACTAAAGACGAGCTCTCCAGTCGTGGGATGTTCAGTGGACTGCACGAGAGGGAAAGGCGATGCGTCTTCTCCTGGCAGGTTCTCAGGTGGGAGCATGATTGTGTCCAAGGCAGCTCCATAGTCGCCAAAACTCAGGGGCTGTGGGGATGAAGGAGGGCGGAGGATGTTCAACTTCAGGAGAAGATATATGGAGAGGGGCCCTCCAGCTAGAATGATGCGTAAGTACCATCAAAGGAAGAAAATCGCGCTTACCTTCATCCCACGCTCTGAAACAGTACATAGGCACTCTATAAGTCCTAGAGTAAACGATATATTGCTCGATTTCAACCTTTACTCGAGTTGACCGCCTTACATCCTGTTGTTGAGGCAAAAGGGCGCTatcttctgcttcttctagatcttcctcatcctctttgGTTTGGTCAAGTGACTCAAAAGGCTGAGTCTGGCTGAAAGGATAGCCGACAAGGACAGAGGGTACGTAACGTACGATCCGGCGGTAGAGGTATCCTTGATGGGGTACACACTGGGACAAGGGCCATCAGTGTCGACAATCTTATATAACTTTCATCGATGGCTTACCTTATGTTCCTTCCATTCCCAACCTTTGTTCGTTCTCCCCGGTcccacttcctcttctttcgTCAGATACTTATCCACTAATGCTTTACAGGCCTTCTCAAAGCTCTCATGTTCTGGGTATGCTTCAGCTTCAATATTTGACTCATTGTTTCCTTGTCGATTGAAAGCGTCTAATCAGCGGTCATCATGAGCATACAACAATGTTAATACATATTTTTGTGTAAATATGGCAACTAACTCCTCTTATCAGCCTTGTCatttttcctttccttctttacACCGTTTTCACCATTTCCATTCTGCACAGTTTCGTAAATGACCTTCGGACTATTATTGGCCTCTTGTATACGGCTCATGGGTTCAGCTGCGCTGACCATCAATCGCTTGGAGGGATCCACTGTAGCGGTCGCACCATTGTTGGAAAGGTCAGCGCTCTCAGCGATGAGGGATCCCTCAGATACTTGAACAAGAATACCATTGGTCGAGTTGGCTCCTTTACCATCGGGGACGCTAAGGCCAGCAGGTGTCTGAGAATTAGATCGAGACGGAGCTCGACTGAATGCGTTGAGAACTCGACGACGCTCGATAA from Cryptococcus gattii WM276 chromosome E, complete sequence includes these protein-coding regions:
- a CDS encoding dihydrokaempferol 4-reductase, putative (Similar to TIGR gene model, INSD accession AAW43891.1) yields the protein MPAIQPGSLVLVTGASGYVAAHTVDALLREGFNVRGTVRSRSKGEYLAKLFKGAKANFEYVMVEDIAQKGAFDEAVKGVDAVAHMASPYHFNAVELDELFEPAKKGTLGVLESLKKNNPDCKRVVVTSSVAAIINSDIKPPHTFTEADWNPVSLKVCEEKGREADGVNKYRASKILAEKAFWKFFEDEKPSFDGVAINPPLVLGPIIHECDSPESLNTSVANFYDWMIGKKTEKNLPEAGGNYVDVRDCALGHLRALVVPEAAGQRFITGNGAHSGNDFCIAIAQTCPDLKGVAKGNADPAYRKKLIDESNHMDGSKAEKVLGVTYRSKDETLGDMAKSLRARFNF
- a CDS encoding Inorganic phosphate transporter, putative (Similar to TIGR gene model, INSD accession AAW43618.1), encoding MKFGTLLELNSNIEWWDYYVDYDALKKLFPSTPLDPSYRATHQNNESSAILPFRRASNKYASPEEFKQALNKERNKVTEFYKSKFEELTRSFEQLEEEIAGLEERDLHDDTIKEVDEEDEDAEEGQGERQDIPSTRETDNLLGHSSSPTRARSPNRARSPLPRPRPSFVGRLGSSFNFGRRKSAALPNPRDPDILEASIQPTYRSSQSPNATRPRMSDSMTSSYFDEHAPGRVPGPRSGRRVSDFDSSADDIRTTPGGHDRRASMSSLSSHEGDFNWHRRRYNSLGLVEMDPSTVPDWAVTPVGDVEEGRNGFLHDPNAKQAVFVWTANNDYATVLRIGLKKRISKVWLDAYALKQYVELNMTAFEKILKKYDKNTDSKLKKQYISEVVLQSVPWTETSKKDLEEFLTRILFLYRRVVAGGDDDIAREQLRSQLREKVVVDRETVWSQMVSGRNRSEGIFRSVTPDQIASTEPNKNVLKTPCGSFRVPTWLTMKAAMVILATVSSILIVHLQPLDRVEESNCMAMLVFCIILWATEAIPLFVTSLAVPFLTVTLRVLRSSDGEDERLSAADATKYIFSQMFSPTIMLLIGGFTIAAVLSKTRLDVMTATRILNAAGSNPSVVLLVLMSVATFASMWISNVAAPTLCYALIKPITDELHPKSNFSKCLIIAIALAANIGGQASPISSPQNLISLGAMDPPLSWLQWFAISIPVSSLSVLLIWAFLHINYRWESDLEIPKMRKNTDSLTVTHYYVLSVSALTILLWCAEKSLEEWVGDMGIIAIVPLLAFFGTGILSKEDFHSFHWSIVFLAMGGVALGKATLSSGLLDMLNSLLEGLVEGMGLYSILIVFSVLALVIATFISHTIAAVLLVPIATRIGDSLDEPHPRLLIMATALICSAGMGLPVSGFPNMTAITQENKLGQRFIGASDFLKNGILSSILAMFVIVTVGYAIMRTLGL